A region of the Ranitomeya imitator isolate aRanImi1 chromosome 10, aRanImi1.pri, whole genome shotgun sequence genome:
gtttactttacatcagcacaattttggaaacaaaatttttttttgttaggaagttataagggttaaaatttgaccagcgatttctcatttttacaacgaaatttacaaaaccattttttttagggaccacctcacatttgaagtcagtttaaggggtctatatggctgaaaatacccaaaagtgacaccattctaaaaactgcacccctcaaggtactcaaaacaacattcaagaagtttattaacccttcaggtgcttcacagcagcagaagcaacatggaagaaaaaaatgaacatttaactttttagtcacaaaaattatcttttagcaacaatttttttattttcccaatggtaaaaggagaaactgatccacgaaagttgttgtccaatttgtcctgagtacgctgatacctcatatgtgggggtaaaccactgtttgggcgcacggcagggcttggaagggaaggagcgccatttgactttttgaatcaaaaattggctccactctttagcggacaccatgtcacgtttggagagcccccgtgtgcctaaaaattggagctcccccacaagtgaccccattttggaaactagacgccccaaggaacttatatagatgcatagtgagcactttgaacccccaggtgcttcacaaattgatccgtaaaaatgaaaaagtacttttttttcacaaaaaaaattattttagcctcaattttttcattttcacatgggcaacaggataaaatggatcctaaaatgtgttgggcaatttctcctgagtacaccaatacctcacatgtgggggtaaaccactgtttgggcacatggtaaggctcggaagggaaggagcgccatttgactttttgaatgaaaaattatttccatcgttagcggacaccatgtcgcgtttggatagctcctgtgtgcctaaacattggcgctcccccacaagtgaccccattttggaaactagaccccccaaggaacttatctagatgcatattgagcactttaaacccccaggtgcttcacagaagtttataacgcagagccatgaaaataaaaaataatttttctttcctcaaaaatgattttttagcctggaatttcctattttgccaaggataataggagaaattggaccccaaatattgttgtccagtttgtcctgagtacgctgataccccatatgtgggggtaaaccactgtttgggcgcacgtcagggctcggaagggatggcacgccatttggctttttaaatggaaaattatctccaatcattagcggacaccatgtcacgtttggaaagcccctgtgtgcctaaacattggagatcccccagaaatgaccccattttggaaactagacccccaaaggaactaatctagatgtgtcgtgaggactttgaacccccaagtgcttcacagaagtttataacgcagagccatgaaaataaaaaaaaatttttttctcaaaaatgatcttttagcctgcaattttttattttcccaagggtaacaggagaaatttgaccccaaaagttgttgtccagtttctcctgagtacgctgataccccatatgtgggggtaaatcactgtttgggcacatgccggagctcggaagtgaagtagtgacgttttgaaatgcagactttgatggaatgctctgtgggcgtcacgttgcgtttgcagagcccctgatgtggcttaacagtagaaaccccccacaagtgaccccattttggaaactagacccccaaaggaacttatctagatgtgtggtgagcactttgaacccccaagtgcttcacagacgtttacaacgcagagccgtgaaaataaaaaatcatttttctttcctcaaaaatgatgttttagcaagcatttttttattttcacaagggtaacaggagaaattggaccccagtaattgttgcgcagtttatcctgagtatgctggtaccccatatgtgggggtaaaccactgtttgggcacacgtcagggctcggaagtgagggagcaccatttgactttttgaatacgagattggctggaatcaatggtggtgccatgttgcgtttggagacccctgatgtgcctaaacagtggtaacccctcaattctacctccaacactaaccccaacacacccctaaccctaaacccaactgtagccataaccctaatcacaaccctaaccacaaccctaattccaaccctaaccctaaggctatgtgcccacgttgcggattcgtgtgagatatttccgcaccatttttgaaaaatccgcgggtaaaagatttccagcattttttgtgcggatttcacctgcggattcctattgaggaacaggtgtaaaacgccgcggaatccgcacaaagaattgacatgctgaggaaaatacaacgcagcgtttccgcgcggtattttccgcaccatgggcacagcggatttggtttttcatatgtttacatggtactgtaaacctgatggaacactgctgcgaatccgcagccaaatccgcaccgtgtgcacatagcctaattctaaaggtatgtgcacacgctgcagaaaacgctgcggatccgcagcagtttcccatgagtttacagttcaatgtaaacctacgggaaacaaaaatcgctgtacacatgctgcggaaaaactgcacggaaacgcagcggtttacattccgcagcatgtcacttctttgtgcggattccgcagcggttttacaactgctccaatagaaaatcgcaattgtaaaaccgcagtgaaatgcgcagaaaaaaaacgcggtaaatctgccataaatccgcagcggtttagcactgcggatttatcaaatccgcagcggaaaaatccgcagaggaccagaatacgtgtgcacataccgaaaccctacccctaaccctacccctaaccctacccctagccctacccctagccctaaccctacccctaaccctacccctaaccctattctaacattagtggaaaaacaaaattttctttattttttttattgtccctacctatgggggtgacaaagggggggggggtcatttattattttttttattttgatcactgagatagattatatctcagtgatcaaaatgcactttggaactaatctgccggccggcagattcggcgggcgcactgcggatgcgcccgccattttggaagatggcggcgcccagggagaagatggacgggaccccggcaggatcggtgagtatgatggggtggggggggaccacggggggggatctgttatgtaggcaatccagtaacacagtgtgccagtaatcagagcacatacagtgatctgacaataacccaaaaacaacagaacgagctctgagacgtggaatctctgtagaccgcaatacctgaacctatcctgaacacaactaaaggcagctgtggattgcgcctgacactacctatgcaactcggcacagcctgaggaactgactagcctgaagatagaaatacaagcctgacttgcctcagagaaataccccaaaggaaaaggcagccccccacatataatgactgttagcaagatgaaaagacaaaacgtagggatgaaatagattcagcaaagtgaggcccgatattctagatagagcgaggatagcaaagagaactttgcagtctacaaaaaaccctaaagcaaaaaaccacgcaaagggggcaaaaagacccaccgtgccgaactaacggcacggcggtacaccctttgcgtctcagagcttccagcaaaaacgaatagacaagctggacagaaaaaacagcaacaaaagcaaagaagcacttatctaagcagagcagcaggccacaggaaagatccagaagctcagatccaacactggaacatagacaaggagcaaggaagacagaatcaggtggagttaaataacaaggcagccaacgagctcaccagaacacctgagggaggaagcccagaagctgcagtaccacttgtgaccacaggagtgaattcagccacagaattcacaacagtacccccccttgaggaggggtcaccgaaccctcaccagagcccccaggccgaccaggatgagccacatgaaaggcacgaacaagatctggagcatggacatcagaggcaaaaacccaggaattatcttcctgagcataacccttccatttaaccagatactggagtttccgtctagagacacgagaatccaaaattttctccacaatatactccaattccccctccaccaaaacaggggcaggaggctcaacagatggaaccataggtgccacatatctccgcaacaacgacctatggaatacattatgtatggaaaaggagtccgggagggtcagacgaaaggacacaggattgagaatctcagaaatcctatacggaccaataaaacgaggtttaaatttaggagaggaaaccttcataggaatatgacgagaagataaccaaaccagatccccaacacgaagtcggggacccacacggcgtctgcgattagcgaaaagttgagccttctcctgggacaaggtcaaattgtccactacctgagtccagatctgctgcaacctgtccaccacagaatccacaccaggacagtccgaaaactcaacctgtcctgaagagaaacaaggatggaacccagaattgcagaaaaatggagagaccaaggtagccgagctggcccgattattaagggcgaactcagccaacggcaaaaaggacacccaatcatcctggtctgcagaaacaaaacatctcagatatgtttccaaggtctgattggttcgttcggtctggccattagtctgaggatggaaagccgaggaaaaagataggtcaatgcccatcctaccacaaaaggctcgccagaaccttgaaacaaactgggaacctctgtcagaaacaatattctcaggaatgccatgcaaacgaaccacatgctggaagaacaaaggcaccaaatcagaggaggaaggcaatttaaccaagggcaccagattggaccattttagaaaagcgatcacagaccacccaaatgactgacatcttttgagaaacgggaaggtcagaaatgaaatccatcgaaatatgtgtccaaggcctcttcgggaccggcaagggcaaaagcaacccactggcacgtgaacagcagggcttagccctagcacaaatcccacaggactgcacaaaagtacgtacatcccgtgacagagatggccaccagaaggatctagccactaactctctggtaccaaagattcctggatgaccagccaacaccgaacaatgaagttcagagataactactagtccacctatcagggacgaacagtttctcggccggacaacgatcaggtttattagcctgaaatttttgcaacactcgccgcaaatcagaggagatggcagacacaatgactccttccttgaggatactcgccggctcagataaacccggagagtcgggcacaaaactcctagacagagcatccgccttcacatttttagagcccggaaggtacgaaatcacaaaatcgaagcgagcaaaaaataacgaccaacgggcctgtctaggattcaagcgcttggcagactcgagataagtaaggttcttatgatcagtcaataccaccacgcgatgcttagctccttcaagccaatgacgccactcctcgaatgcccacttcatggccagcaactctcggttgcccacatcataattacgctcagcagcagaaaacttcctggaaaagaaagcacatggtttcaacactgagcaaccagaacctctctgtgacaaaaccgcccctgctccaatctcagaagcatcaacctcgacctggaacggaagagaaacatctggttgacacaacacaggggcagaacaaaaacgacgcttcaactcctgaaaagcttccacggcagcagaagaccaattaaccaaatcagcacccttcttggtcaaatcggtcaatggtttggcaatgctagaaaaattacagatgaagcgacgataaaaattagcaaagcccaggaacttttgcagacttttcagagatgtcggctgagtccaatcctggatggcttggaccttaaccggatccatctcgatagtagaaggggaaaagatgaaccccaaaaatgaaactttctgcacaccgaagagacactttgatcccttcacgaacaaagaattagcacgcaggacctggaaaaccattctgacctgcttcacatgagactcccaatcatctgagaagatcaaaatgtcatccaagtaaacaatcaggaatttatccagatactcacggaagatgtcatgcataaaagactgaaaaacagatggagcattggcaagtccgaacggcatcactagatactcaaaatgaccctcgggcgtattaaatgccgttttccattcatctccttgcctgattctcaccagattatacgcaccacgaagatctatcttagtgaaccaactagcccccttaatccgagcaaacaagtcagataacaatggcaagggatactgaaacttaacagtgatcttattaagaaggcggtaatcaatacacggtctcagcgaaccatccttcttggctacaaaaaagaaccctgctcccagtggtgatgacgatgggcgaatatgtcccttctccagggattccttcacataactgcgcatagcggtgtgttcaggcacggataaattaaataaataataataataataattttatttatatagcgccaacatattccgcagcgctttacaaattatagaggggacttgtacagacaatagacattacagcataacagaaatcacagttcaaaatagataccaagaggagtgagggccctgctcgcaagcttacaatctataggggaTAATCATTTATCAAAACACCTTCCTTCTTATCGGGCGCTATGAAACCTGTCAATCAAAGGAGAGGAGGTGGAGACTGAGAGAAATCAAGCAGGTGGGGAGGAGTATATAAAGGACTGGCTGCACCGTGAAGCACCGAGGAGtgggacttagtttgaacagtcatcatGTACGGACAGAGACCCTTTACATAATAATTAAAAAAGTTTATTCCCACCTTATGTGTTGTGTGAGGCCGTTCTCCTTCCTTCACTATTGAGTTCTCTGTGTGCATTCAGGAGAGGGTTGTTAGTCATTTATCAGGCTAGGCTTGCTTCCCATGGCAGggacagagcgccggctgccctcccgcgcccaaggcaaggacagagcgccggctgccctcccgcgcccaaggcaaggacagagcgccggctgccctcccgcgcccaaggcaaggacagagcgccggctgccttcccgcacccaaggcaaggacagagcgccggctgccctcccgcacccaaggcaaggacagagcgccggctgccttcccgcacccaaggcaaggacagagcaccggctgccctcccgcgcccaaggcaaggacagagcgccggctgccctcccgcacccaaggcaaggacagagcgccggctgccctcccgcacccaaggcaaggacagagcgccggctgccttcccgcacccaaggcaaggacagagcaccggctgccctcccgcgcccaaggcaaggacagagcgccggctgccctcccgcacccaaggcaaggacagagcgccggctgccctcCCGCGCCCAAGGGATGGACAGAGCACCGGATGCCCTCCCGCGCctaaggcaaggacagagcgccggaTGCCCTCTcgcgcccaaggcaaggacagaatGCCGGATGCCctcccgcgcccaaggcaaggacagagcgctgGCGGGCctcccgcgcccaaggcaaggacagagcgccggctgccctcccgcgcccaaggcaaggacagagcaccGGCTGCCTTCCcgcacccaaggcaaggacagagcgccggctgccctcccgcacccaaggcaaggacagagcgccggctgccttcccgcacccaaggcaaggacagagcgccggctgccctcccgcacccaaggcaaggacagagcgccggaTGCCCTCTcgcgcccaaggcaaggacagaatGCCGGATGCCctcccgcgcccaaggcaaggacagagcgctgGCGGGCctcccgcgcccaaggcaaggacagagcgccggctgccctcccgcgcccaaggcaaggacagagcaccGGCTGCCTTCCcgcacccaaggcaaggacagagcgccggctgccctcccgcacccaaggcaaggacagagcgccggctgccttcccgcacccaaggcaaggacagagcaccggctgccctcccgcgcccaaggcaaggacagagcgccggctgccctcccgcacccaaggcaaggacagagcgccggctgccctcccgcacccaaggcaaggacagagcgccggctgccttcccgcacccaaggcaaggacagagcaccggctgccctcccgcgcccaaggcaaggacagagcgccggctgccctcccgcacccaaggcaaggacagagcgccggctgccctcCCGCGCCCAAGGGATGGACAGAGCACCGGATGCCCTCCCGCGCctaaggcaaggacagagcgccggaTGCCCTCTcgcgcccaaggcaaggacagaatGCCGGATGCCctcccgcgcccaaggcaaggacagagcgctgGCGGGCctcccgcgcccaaggcaaggacagagcgccggctgccctcccgcgcccaaggcaaggacagagcaccGGCTGCCTTCCcgcacccaaggcaaggacagagcgccggctgccctcccgcacccaaggcaaggacagagcgccggctgccctcCCGCGCCCAAGGGATGGACAGAGCACCGGATGCCCTCCCGCGCCTAAGGCAAGGACAGAATGCCGGATGCCctcccgcgcccaaggcaaggacagagcgctgGCGGGCctcccgcgcccaaggcaaggaAAGAGTGCCGGCGGGCTCTACCGGAGTGTTCAGTTTAGTTAATATTTGAGTTGTATGAAACCGGTCTTATAcagaaaactttaaaaaaaaacaaaaccttttgATACACAGAACAGGAATGAGTTAGATCCATGCTAAGAAATTACCATATGTTAGGAATAATAGAGGAATTTGATCTGACCGATACGATAGATGCAGTCTCATATTTTGAGTAGTCGCACACATCAATAAATAAAAAGGTACATCACATTGGAGGGGGGGTTGTTAGATTCACTAGATCTAGACCCATCCTGCAATTCTAAAAAATACAGTGTCCATGACCTACATCTCCCACTCCCCATCACACAGTTCAGGTCATCAATACTATTAACAGCGTCTGCTGGAATGGGGGTACTTCATCTTCAGCTCCTCCTTGAAGCCCCTGTATAGTAAGCGGTTCCTTTTGTTCTCCTCCTCTTTCTGACTGTGGAAGTCCCCCGGGAGCTTATGGCCTTTATGAAGCAAAAATGCAGAGTCCAGGACTGCAAAGGAGAAGCCGGCCATATTCAGCTCACAAGCCTGACTGATCCTGTTGAACCCGTACTGCTTGAACCTCTCGTCGTAGGCTGGCACGTCCTTACTCCCGATATAGAACGGTTCCCACGGATCTCTCCACTCCACCACGTAGGCGACTGCCAGTCTCCTAGAAGGGTCCTTCTCCGGTAGGTTTAGCCACACTGAATAGTTAGTAGGTGCTTGGCATCGCGGGCATAACTCCTCATAAAACGCTCGCACTTCTCCCACCTGGTACAGTCGCAGCAATTCCTCCTTGGTGCCAGGCAGCCGCCTAGTATGTCTAATTTCAAAGGCAGGCACCACAAATACCAGGTGTGGATCAACCCCCTTATCAGCCAGGTCTAAAAAGCCTGACCTCAGCCCCTGACTGGGCACCATATCAATATCGAGCACCAGTACAAAGGCTGCGCTCCCAGTTCCGCCCCTGGCGACGTTTCGGAGCAGATTGTTGGGGTAAGACGTGTTCCTTGCGTAGTTT
Encoded here:
- the LOC138651131 gene encoding beta-1,4-glucuronyltransferase 1-like is translated as MPTAVRCSFFRVVLVALLLVALLQLLYLSLLSNLHGQQQQRSAHPVLAGTPRAEPRWQREQKDHLKSVLASGGILDAGGQYRIYRHLLARDAGQSKDVALASHASLSNLWHLQELVQRWDGRISLALFASSGAQAKLAAVLTYTLAQLCPSVRQRVSVHLVCQSGDTAVFPEQDDAAEFAHLQTCQAVFAKVANLGTNIINYARNTSYPNNLLRNVARGGTGSAAFVLVLDIDMVPSQGLRSGFLDLADKGVDPHLVFVVPAFEIRHTRRLPGTKEELLRLYQVGEVRAFYEELCPRCQAPTNYSVWLNLPEKDPSRRLAVAYVVEWRDPWEPFYIGSKDVPAYDERFKQYGFNRISQACELNMAGFSFAVLDSAFLLHKGHKLPGDFHSQKEEENKRNRLLYRGFKEELKMKYPHSSRRC